The Mycosarcoma maydis chromosome 13, whole genome shotgun sequence region AGCATCTCAACGTCCAACACCGATTCCTCGAACGACTCGATCCTCCTCACgcagctttggcttgcAGAGTGTCGGAATCCCTCCTTCGAGCGCGCCCTGTTCAGCTGCCACAACACCAGTGCTCCAGACTCGGTCCGCATTCGCTACGACAGATTCTGAAATCCGAAAACCCCCGGTGCAGACCAGACCTCGATCACACACTCCCACTACCATGACAGCACACACCGCAGCCACTCCTGCCATGCCCAGAATCAAAGCTGCTGTTTCTGCCGATGTGGCCGCTCGCATTCGGTCGCCCAAGAAGCATGCTTCTACCTCGGCGCTGAGGGCAACCGCCAATCAAAGCACGCCTTTCAGTagcagcggaagcggaggAGGCATAAAGCCCGCTCACCCACTGCAACAGGCAACAGAGGCGTATGCATATTCGTCATCcacttggcagcagcacactGAAAGCAGCAAGGATGAGGCGGATCAGAACGGCGACAGCTCGTTTGTCTACGAAGCGGATGCTAATAATGAAAATGCCCACACAGAGGCAACCGGACTCGAGACGGTTCAGGTGCACGTCCGACTGCGTCCTCCGAAACACGGCGAAGATTGCGCATGGGTAGCCAATCCGTATACCGGCACCGTCGCTCTCGAAGCAGCCATCGCAACCGGACGGACGCAGAGTGCCAGCTTGGGACCATTTACGTTTGACGGCATTCAAACAGGCTCGGCCAATCGTCCTGTTTACGTCTCGGTTGCGCGTCCGCTCGTACGTGCCGCACTCGACGGCTACGACGCCGTTGTGTTTGCCTACGGTCAGACCGCCTCTGGCAAGACCTTTACGCTATCGGGAGACGAAAAGGGGCAAGAGGCAGGCATTATTCCGCGCGCGGTTCGCGATATTTTCCGCGGCATCAGGCAAAGCTCTGCACGTCGAGAGTATCTTTTACGTGCCAGCTACCTGGAAATTTGGAACGAAGTGGTCAAAGATCTTCTTGAACCGAGCAATGTGCCTCAAGTTCGAGACGACAAGCGCCGACGCGGCGGCAAGGGTACAACGGTGCAGCCGCTACGAGAAGAGATTGTCACGAGTCCAGCCCAGGTGAGGGAGCTGCTAGCGCGTGGTCAAGCGAACCGACACGTTGGAGCTACGGACTGGAACGAACGAAGCAGTCGATCGCACACGTGCTTTAAGATCACCATTGAGTCGTGGGAACGtgatcaagatcaacgCAGTGCTGGAGCAGATGCTGCAGAAACGAGATACGGTAAAAAGGTGAGTGTCTCGGAACTGTGCCTCATCGACCTGGCAGGCAGCGAGAAATATGTCTCACAAGGATCGGACCGTCGCGCGGAAGGTGCGCATATCAATAAGTCGCTTCTCACGCTAGGAAAAGTCATCTATGCCTTATCGGAGAAATCCGGTAGCACTGGTGTGCACATTCCCTATCGAGATTCCAAACTCACTCGAATCCTGCAGAACTCGCTGTCCGGAAACGCACGCGTCGCGGTAGTCTGTACGATCAATCCCAACCCTTCGGCCGTAGATGAGAGTCTGTCGACTCTCAACTTTGCCAAGCGCATCAAGAAGGTGGGGCTGAATGCGAAGAGAAACGAGGTCGACGGCACGCTCGGTGGCGGAATTGGCGCCGAAGCACAAGCTCTCATCTTGCGATATCAGACCGAAGCGGACGCACTGCGAAAGATGGTTGACGAGCTTCAAAGGAATCCGCAAAAGCACAGCCAAGTGGTTGAAGTGGAAGATGACCGCATCCGCGAGCTGCAAGAGCGGCTCGATGTGATCGGCTCCCTGGTCGTACGCGGTGGACGTTGCACCGAGGGCGCTTCTGCCGACGTTTCAGAGGATGAAGACCTTTCAACCACGCAAGCTTCCCAAATCGCctccaacagcagcaccggctACAACTCGACCACGCCCGCCACTTCTCGCTCTACTTCTACCTCGTCCTCCACCAATTTCGCTCGACCTGTATCGCCTGTCAAGCGATCTTACAACTTCGGGTTTGATGATCCGCCGCACTTGCTTGCGGAGAAACTGTTCCTGGCCAACCGAAAAATCGAAAGCCTGTCTAGAAAGCTGGCTTCTCGTCCATCGCTTCCCTCGACGCGGTCTGGACAGGTGGagctcatctcgtcgtTGCAACAACAGGTACGCGAACTGGAAGCGGCATGCGAAGCACAAGCTACCGACGCACCACCCAAGATCCGCGAAGACGTCGAACGAGAGTATGCCAGTAGATTGAACGACATGtcagccaagctcgaggaaAAAGATTTATTCATCAAGGAGCTCCAGGAGGAAGGAGTGCGACTGCGCCGCGCCAATGAAAAGCTCATGGAACTGGCACATCGACAGACCCAGGATATGGTAGAGAATCTGTCTCCTTCTCGAAAGGCTTCTCCCTTGAAAGATGCCAGTAACAGTACCAGTCCGAGCAGGAGACGTGTGGCTGGGGGCGCATCGCCAAACAAGCTTCGACCAATGAGCTTGTTCAATCCGCCCTCGACCATGGTGGATTTCAGTGTGCTCAAAAGCACACAGCAACAGTCCAACGGGCATACGATGGGCTTCACGCTACCACCGCCATCAGCACGTGGCGTGCCCAGTCGCAGGTCCATCAGCAACGACTATACGCTGCTCCAAATGGACACGAGTGAAATCGAGGATGAGATCGTGCAGAAGTCGTCCAGAATTCCGGCTAGCGAGACATTTGCTGTATTCCCAAAGTAGACCGTAGATCATGCCTGATGTAGCACTTGAGCCCGTCGGATttttcgattcgtgatgcgGTGGCGGAATAGGACTTTCACAATTGTCTTACTCTTACGACGACGTCTGCCGACTGTGATCCACGAACCACGCGTGATTCCAGGCTTCAAAGAGTCTCTCACGACTGAGCGTCAGCGCGTGTCAGCGTCAGGTGGCTGTGCCTAGCGTCACTTTTTCTATCGGGTTATCTGAGAAAGAGCTCTCAGTCAAACAGAGGGAGTACATCGAGTCCATCTTCTCGGGCAGGCTGGCGAGCGATCTCTCTTCTGCAAGTCGGTGACTACGTGTGACTAAAAGAGACCGGAACCATAACATCGtagagaaaaaaaaagttGGCAAAAAAGTGACTAGTCTGGGATTCGAACCCAGGAATCCTGGTGTGGGACACGTGTTTGCAATGCAAATTGGCAGACATCCTAAAACCAGTGTGTTAGGCCACTTCACCAACCAGCCGTTCAACAAAAGCTTTTGGCATAAGTAATTTATATAGATCTATATAGACCAGTCACTATTCGAGACTTGCTCAAGTAAGAAACCGGAACCCCGCATCCTCATGACATACACGATAGGCACCCGCTTaagttaatcgtgaattttgtCAGACACGCGCAACGCACGCTCCACCGGGTCTCGGgtgagattcacgattcacgattgaacCTGCTACTGGTAAGCAACGAGCAAGTCTAGGCTCTGTCGCGAGCACAACCATCGTCTTCCGACCGAGGATGCAAAAGCTGACGATCTAGGCGCTCTGAAACAAGTCTCGGACTCGCTCAACATCTGTGCATCGAACAACGACGGCGATCACACGTCACACCTCCAGACCAGCACGAGGCCTAGATCCTTTATTGGTGCTTGCGGCGTCTGGTGGTCCAACACGCTCCTCTCGACTTTTCCGGCGAGATCGGCCAAGAGTCGTCTGTCCGGCACTGTTTCGAGGCGGTTTGCTGTATGCACATCGATTCATCCGCGTCATTCACTCGATTTCTTGACTGCTTCGGTAGCACCACTTGAAAACGGCTTTCCACTTTGTCCGCCGTCTGCCAGTCGTCGCACAGCTGCGCTCAGTCTCGCGGAATCCGTTCGGCTGTTCCAATCCGAGTCCGGGTCTGACACGGGTACACAACCTTGATCGGCCGCTAAGAACTGTTCGCCACTCGCGGCATCACTGACTGGGCCTGCCAGAGCTGTAGGTCTTTTTGGTTGGAACTGTCTGTCGAAGGAGTCGGTACGAAAGCGCCGGCGTCACCAAACATTATTTGTTGCTTGAAAGAGGTTGCTAGAAGCAGCCAAAGACGCGCTCTTCTCGTGCTCGCGttcgacagcatcgctgcaCTGCTCACCACCTGCTGACGTATCGTTGAGCAACGTGTGGCTGAGCAAGTAGCCAGCATGTATCACAGCGTGCTGACCGCAGCGTTtttcgtcgtcttggtggTCCTTGTCTACCGGAAGCGTCAAGTGCTCTGCCCATTGCTACCGGGATTCATCGTCTCTCGACTACCGTCACTTGATTCCTCTTCGACGCATCTTGCACTCTCCGCTACACC contains the following coding sequences:
- a CDS encoding uncharacterized protein (related to Kinesin), with the translated sequence MSPAVTRAIAATAKKVSTADSGSPSTPSADFISIDDGRRSSTPSTARQPFVPKRKPNKPTPYAYLLSEASASVDCLPNPTPARGNSLLINSGHHLNVPARPASALETHLYPSPPNTSLTHSPSPHHSLAASQRPTPIPRTTRSSSRSFGLQSVGIPPSSAPCSAATTPVLQTRSAFATTDSEIRKPPVQTRPRSHTPTTMTAHTAATPAMPRIKAAVSADVAARIRSPKKHASTSALRATANQSTPFSSSGSGGGIKPAHPLQQATEAYAYSSSTWQQHTESSKDEADQNGDSSFVYEADANNENAHTEATGLETVQVHVRLRPPKHGEDCAWVANPYTGTVALEAAIATGRTQSASLGPFTFDGIQTGSANRPVYVSVARPLVRAALDGYDAVVFAYGQTASGKTFTLSGDEKGQEAGIIPRAVRDIFRGIRQSSARREYLLRASYLEIWNEVVKDLLEPSNVPQVRDDKRRRGGKGTTVQPLREEIVTSPAQVRELLARGQANRHVGATDWNERSSRSHTCFKITIESWERDQDQRSAGADAAETRYGKKVSVSELCLIDLAGSEKYVSQGSDRRAEGAHINKSLLTLGKVIYALSEKSGSTGVHIPYRDSKLTRILQNSLSGNARVAVVCTINPNPSAVDESLSTLNFAKRIKKVGLNAKRNEVDGTLGGGIGAEAQALILRYQTEADALRKMVDELQRNPQKHSQVVEVEDDRIRELQERLDVIGSLVVRGGRCTEGASADVSEDEDLSTTQASQIASNSSTGYNSTTPATSRSTSTSSSTNFARPVSPVKRSYNFGFDDPPHLLAEKLFLANRKIESLSRKLASRPSLPSTRSGQVELISSLQQQVRELEAACEAQATDAPPKIREDVEREYASRLNDMSAKLEEKDLFIKELQEEGVRLRRANEKLMELAHRQTQDMVENLSPSRKASPLKDASNSTSPSRRRVAGGASPNKLRPMSLFNPPSTMVDFSVLKSTQQQSNGHTMGFTLPPPSARGVPSRRSISNDYTLLQMDTSEIEDEIVQKSSRIPASETFAVFPK